The proteins below come from a single Halobacteriovorax sp. DA5 genomic window:
- the topA gene encoding type I DNA topoisomerase: MTQSEVVSEATTNAASDKASKKVAKKTTSKKKTTKKKTAKKTAKKAAKKTAKKTAKKASSSKEKDYKLVIVESPSKAKTIKKYLGRGFQVVASNGHIKDLPKSKLGVDIKENFEIDLVPIAGKAAKIERIQELAKDASEIFLAPDLDREGEAIAFHLAEEIGKRKKIRRVIFNAVTKNAVTNAVENPVELNVNMYDAQKTRRVLDRLVGYKISPILWDKVQRGISAGRVQSVALRIIVEREDEIKAFVPEQWFSIHGEMEKNGTLFEFKYYGEDAKKKTELTDEEFTKQIVKDVNGKEFEVIDVKKRERKQNPTPPFTTSKLQQEAANKLGFTAKRTMMVAQKLYEGIATTDFGTVGLITYMRTDSVRTEPESLNALREYVKDQYGEKYLSPEPIEYKKKGSSKVQDAHEAIRPTSLEYTPNQLRGDLEPDEQKLYELIWNKFISSQMSQAVIDQTAVTFECEGHFFKANGSIIKFPGFRTVYMEAAAEKASRRGGNDDEDDNDTPKATGELPVIEVGEQMPAKNGPAEQEHWTSPPPRFNEASLVKALEEQGIGRPSTYASIISNIQDRGYVEKVENRFMSTELGTVVCKMLIESFPDVMNVAFTANVEKLLDKIEDGEIKWKKVLKEFWQGFEKTLEKAKEEMKNLKKQEIPTGIHCEKCEDGEYLIKWGRNGQFLACRNYPDCTSTHDFKKHLDGKIEILPKDWFRDPCPECGKRLEVKKGKFGRFVRCEEYPKCETTLPYTIDVTCPKCKKGKFAEKKSRYGKIFYGCTNYPECETALWNEPKVMDCPACGFGVMGVKETKRWGKQLQCPECKHSVDWEDTPFAKEEAQENKE; this comes from the coding sequence ATGACACAATCAGAAGTTGTGAGTGAAGCTACAACAAATGCTGCCTCTGACAAGGCCTCGAAAAAAGTAGCAAAAAAAACAACAAGTAAAAAGAAAACAACAAAGAAGAAGACTGCCAAAAAAACAGCAAAGAAAGCTGCTAAAAAAACGGCCAAAAAAACAGCAAAGAAAGCTTCTTCATCTAAAGAAAAAGACTACAAACTAGTCATCGTGGAATCACCTTCAAAGGCCAAAACGATTAAGAAATATCTTGGCCGTGGTTTTCAAGTTGTTGCCTCAAACGGACACATTAAAGACCTTCCAAAGTCTAAACTAGGTGTTGATATCAAAGAAAACTTCGAGATCGACCTTGTTCCTATAGCTGGTAAAGCAGCAAAAATCGAAAGAATTCAAGAATTAGCAAAAGATGCAAGTGAAATCTTCCTGGCACCCGACTTGGACCGTGAGGGAGAGGCCATTGCATTCCATCTTGCTGAAGAAATTGGTAAGCGTAAAAAGATTAGAAGAGTAATCTTCAACGCCGTTACTAAGAATGCTGTAACGAATGCCGTTGAGAATCCAGTAGAGCTAAATGTTAATATGTATGATGCCCAAAAGACTCGTCGAGTTCTTGATCGTCTAGTGGGTTATAAGATTTCACCAATCCTTTGGGATAAGGTTCAACGTGGTATTTCTGCTGGGCGAGTTCAGTCGGTTGCCCTTAGAATTATTGTTGAAAGAGAAGACGAAATTAAAGCTTTTGTTCCAGAGCAATGGTTTTCTATCCATGGTGAAATGGAAAAAAATGGAACTCTTTTTGAATTCAAATACTATGGTGAAGATGCCAAGAAGAAAACAGAACTAACTGATGAAGAGTTCACAAAACAAATTGTAAAAGATGTTAATGGGAAAGAGTTTGAAGTAATTGACGTTAAGAAACGTGAGAGAAAACAAAACCCAACACCTCCTTTTACGACATCAAAGCTTCAACAGGAAGCTGCCAATAAGTTAGGCTTCACGGCAAAAAGAACTATGATGGTTGCGCAAAAACTTTATGAAGGGATTGCAACAACTGACTTTGGTACAGTCGGTCTTATTACTTATATGAGAACGGACTCTGTTAGAACTGAGCCTGAATCATTAAATGCACTACGCGAATACGTAAAAGATCAATACGGTGAAAAGTATTTATCACCGGAGCCTATTGAATATAAGAAGAAGGGAAGTAGTAAGGTTCAAGATGCCCACGAGGCCATCAGACCGACATCTCTTGAATATACTCCAAATCAGCTAAGAGGTGATTTAGAGCCAGATGAACAAAAACTTTATGAGCTTATTTGGAATAAATTCATCTCTTCTCAAATGAGCCAAGCTGTTATTGATCAAACGGCCGTAACTTTTGAATGTGAAGGTCACTTCTTTAAGGCCAATGGTTCAATCATTAAGTTTCCAGGTTTTAGAACTGTTTATATGGAAGCTGCTGCAGAGAAAGCTTCTCGTCGTGGTGGAAATGATGATGAGGATGATAACGACACACCAAAGGCAACAGGTGAGCTACCAGTTATTGAGGTCGGCGAACAAATGCCAGCAAAAAATGGACCTGCTGAGCAGGAACATTGGACTTCTCCTCCTCCACGCTTTAATGAAGCCTCACTTGTTAAGGCTTTAGAAGAGCAGGGAATTGGACGACCATCGACATATGCTTCAATTATTTCAAATATTCAAGATCGTGGTTACGTTGAAAAGGTTGAAAACCGTTTCATGTCAACTGAGCTTGGAACTGTTGTTTGTAAAATGCTTATCGAATCATTCCCAGATGTCATGAACGTTGCTTTTACGGCCAATGTAGAAAAGCTACTTGATAAGATTGAAGACGGTGAAATTAAGTGGAAGAAGGTACTTAAGGAATTCTGGCAAGGTTTTGAAAAGACTCTTGAAAAAGCAAAAGAGGAAATGAAAAACCTCAAGAAGCAAGAAATCCCAACTGGAATTCACTGTGAAAAATGTGAAGACGGAGAGTATCTGATTAAGTGGGGACGTAATGGTCAGTTCCTTGCTTGTCGTAACTACCCGGATTGTACTTCTACTCACGATTTTAAAAAGCACCTTGACGGTAAAATTGAAATACTTCCAAAAGATTGGTTTAGAGATCCGTGCCCTGAGTGTGGAAAACGTCTTGAGGTTAAAAAAGGTAAGTTTGGTCGCTTTGTTCGTTGTGAAGAATATCCAAAATGTGAAACGACACTTCCATATACAATCGATGTAACTTGTCCAAAATGTAAAAAAGGAAAGTTTGCTGAGAAGAAATCTCGTTATGGGAAGATCTTCTACGGATGTACGAATTATCCTGAATGTGAAACAGCTCTTTGGAATGAGCCTAAAGTAATGGATTGTCCTGCTTGTGGATTTGGCGTAATGGGCGTTAAAGAAACAAAGAGATGGGGAAAACAGCTTCAATGTCCTGAGTGTAAACACTCTGTTGATTGGGAAGATACTCCATTTGCAAAAGAAGAAGCACAAGAGAATAAAGAGTAA
- a CDS encoding LysM peptidoglycan-binding domain-containing protein, giving the protein MKKKNLSLFFCIVSLLMSMGQVRAQDDLKDLELLDDKDLLMLLEEETDQPQQTDVSDEVLSDELNSIKSDQKKTLPGEEVLTDENLKKIDANNLENADNLEEIDILAKDVDTKTQESNVDIVEPEKAAQKNVSNQNVTIDKNLFNVGKEEKELLDLAKFVEKKIPEEEWNELATAAKVDKYIVQDGDWLWKISQNLFGSGFYYSKIWSMNPQITNPHEIEPGQVLVFSTGSESSFPKVAFGSFEDDGSQVRRSENVKVASSGAFSAYGDDIKSDWLKERRTLVNKGAFFQSLTESSYDDVLSMTEIELNTDYKKYAPPISRIIIEEPDTQYDKNGISSIERQEITVSHGFYLNTFLTTNHIQDLGYISDKQDESVLIHKDQHIYVKFDKSVQVRPGDKFSIYQPDGKVSHRISDREGLRYTILGQVKAIRELEDNKWEVAVDEIVETIERGARLTVYTPKIAKIFKTYNPRRIEAAIIGSYKQQDRGLALGSVVYLDRGRVDGVELGNVFEVYSFMDRGTGKQISSQPTYVKGEATVITVTDNFATAVVSYSNSGLDLGDIALTKSEATAKMAEQLHNNTRAKNLGKQENLALEELDVELNLDNLGEDLLKQVDEIRLEEDELEELERQEREKSIIKEQARDLKELEKLEKELIDAETKLNEQKIDEDTYLERQDLNLIEKGVKAKDPNALPSMNEIESQEGLKYMDEDLNTKENPYGLTPYDIEEIEELLNSDSN; this is encoded by the coding sequence TTGAAGAAGAAAAATCTAAGCTTATTCTTTTGTATCGTATCTCTTCTCATGAGCATGGGACAAGTGCGTGCGCAAGATGATCTTAAGGATCTAGAGCTTTTAGATGATAAAGACCTTCTTATGCTTTTAGAGGAAGAAACAGATCAGCCTCAGCAAACGGATGTTTCAGATGAAGTCCTTTCAGACGAATTAAATTCAATTAAAAGTGATCAAAAGAAAACACTTCCTGGCGAGGAAGTTCTTACTGATGAAAATCTTAAAAAGATTGATGCTAATAATTTAGAGAACGCAGATAATCTTGAAGAGATTGATATACTTGCAAAAGATGTTGATACAAAAACACAAGAGTCTAATGTTGATATTGTAGAGCCTGAAAAAGCTGCACAAAAAAATGTTAGTAATCAAAATGTAACAATTGATAAAAATCTTTTTAATGTAGGAAAGGAAGAGAAAGAGCTTCTAGATCTTGCAAAATTTGTTGAAAAGAAAATTCCAGAAGAAGAGTGGAATGAGCTTGCAACAGCTGCAAAAGTCGATAAGTATATCGTGCAAGATGGCGACTGGCTTTGGAAGATTTCACAAAATCTTTTTGGATCAGGTTTTTATTATTCAAAAATTTGGTCGATGAACCCTCAGATTACAAATCCACACGAAATTGAGCCAGGACAAGTTCTAGTATTTTCTACTGGTAGTGAGAGTTCTTTTCCAAAAGTTGCCTTTGGTTCTTTTGAGGATGATGGAAGTCAAGTTCGTCGTTCTGAGAACGTTAAGGTTGCTTCATCTGGTGCATTCTCAGCATATGGTGACGATATAAAATCAGATTGGTTAAAAGAGAGAAGGACACTTGTAAACAAAGGTGCATTCTTTCAATCACTAACAGAGTCTTCTTATGATGATGTTCTTTCAATGACTGAGATTGAGTTAAATACTGATTATAAAAAGTATGCGCCACCAATTTCTCGTATCATTATTGAAGAGCCAGATACTCAATATGACAAAAATGGTATTTCTTCGATTGAAAGACAAGAGATCACTGTTTCTCATGGATTCTATTTAAATACTTTTCTTACAACTAATCATATTCAAGATTTAGGTTATATCTCAGATAAGCAAGACGAGTCGGTTTTAATTCACAAAGACCAACATATCTACGTTAAGTTTGATAAGAGTGTACAGGTTAGGCCAGGTGATAAGTTTTCAATTTATCAACCAGATGGAAAAGTATCTCACCGTATCTCGGATCGTGAAGGTTTACGCTATACAATTCTTGGTCAAGTTAAGGCAATTCGTGAGTTAGAAGATAATAAGTGGGAAGTTGCTGTTGACGAAATTGTTGAAACTATTGAGCGTGGAGCTAGGCTTACTGTTTATACTCCAAAGATTGCTAAGATCTTTAAGACTTATAACCCACGTCGTATTGAAGCTGCGATTATCGGTTCTTATAAGCAACAAGATCGTGGGCTTGCCCTTGGAAGTGTTGTCTATTTAGACAGAGGTCGAGTTGACGGAGTTGAGCTTGGAAATGTTTTTGAAGTTTACTCTTTTATGGATAGAGGAACAGGAAAACAAATTAGTTCACAACCTACTTATGTAAAAGGTGAGGCAACTGTTATTACTGTAACTGATAACTTTGCTACGGCAGTTGTTTCTTATAGTAACTCAGGGCTTGATCTTGGAGATATTGCTCTGACAAAATCTGAAGCGACAGCAAAGATGGCCGAGCAGTTACACAATAACACACGTGCAAAGAATCTTGGTAAGCAAGAAAACCTTGCTCTTGAAGAACTTGATGTTGAGCTAAACTTAGACAATCTTGGGGAAGATCTGCTTAAACAAGTTGATGAAATTCGTCTTGAAGAGGATGAACTTGAAGAACTTGAACGCCAAGAAAGAGAGAAGTCGATCATTAAGGAACAAGCTCGAGATCTTAAAGAACTAGAGAAGCTTGAGAAAGAATTGATTGATGCTGAAACAAAATTAAATGAGCAAAAGATCGACGAAGATACTTACTTAGAGCGTCAAGACCTGAATTTAATTGAGAAAGGTGTGAAGGCTAAAGATCCTAACGCACTACCTTCAATGAATGAAATTGAATCACAAGAAGGTCTAAAATATATGGATGAAGATCTGAACACTAAGGAAAACCCTTACGGATTGACTCCATATGACATCGAAGAAATTGAAGAACTATTGAATAGTGACTCAAATTAA
- a CDS encoding FMN-binding protein: MGILRFSNLFNIKAVKGIFLFTVFLFLAKGEAFAGIKETLSKKYPGCSFVEKSKFLTDKEFETIKSKYPTRDIRRFYSFFKRECKNETSYDFVFTDTVRTKNQVLHVHVVKNNIESLAIVKFEEPSEYKVKSNWLSRFKSQKPDSIDIVSGATLSSNSTKFLVWLSLYLQKDII, translated from the coding sequence ATGGGAATACTAAGATTTTCAAATCTATTCAATATAAAGGCAGTAAAGGGGATTTTCCTCTTTACTGTTTTTTTATTTCTGGCAAAGGGAGAAGCTTTTGCTGGAATCAAGGAAACTCTTTCAAAGAAGTATCCTGGTTGTTCGTTTGTTGAGAAGTCTAAATTCTTAACAGATAAAGAGTTTGAAACAATCAAATCGAAGTATCCTACACGTGATATTCGTCGTTTTTACTCGTTTTTTAAGAGAGAATGTAAGAATGAAACGTCTTATGACTTCGTCTTTACAGATACTGTTCGAACGAAGAATCAAGTTCTCCATGTTCACGTGGTTAAAAATAATATTGAAAGTTTAGCGATTGTTAAATTTGAAGAGCCTTCAGAATATAAGGTGAAATCAAATTGGCTATCTCGATTTAAATCTCAGAAGCCCGATTCAATTGATATTGTTTCGGGGGCAACGCTTTCTTCAAATAGTACAAAATTTTTAGTATGGTTGTCGCTATATCTCCAAAAAGATATAATCTAG
- a CDS encoding DUF368 domain-containing protein, with amino-acid sequence MINKNMALVFCKGFLMGIADLIPGVSGGTIAFITGIYDKLLETVAAIDKNLIKDVVTLNFKNVSEKIDLKFIIPLAIGILGAMLSLARLMHYLINYHPVPTWGLFLGLISASIIVIARDLKDRKSPVALAMVALGGAIGFAITQLVPVTTPTDLWFIYICGLIGITAMILPGISGSFILLILGKYEYVTGALKNPFQEGALVIIGVFALGCLTGLVSFSKVLNFFMKNFRERTMAFLVGILLGTLSKVWPWREVTKSVVIRGKTKVLSESLYFPTALTTEDILAVALVVIGFLFVFILERGANRNN; translated from the coding sequence ATGATCAATAAAAATATGGCCCTTGTTTTTTGCAAGGGCTTTCTTATGGGCATTGCCGACCTAATCCCAGGTGTATCTGGGGGAACAATTGCATTTATAACTGGTATTTATGACAAGCTTCTTGAGACTGTTGCGGCCATTGATAAAAATCTTATCAAAGATGTGGTGACATTAAATTTTAAAAATGTTTCAGAGAAGATCGATTTAAAATTCATTATACCTTTGGCAATAGGGATACTCGGTGCCATGCTTTCTTTAGCAAGGCTAATGCACTATCTAATCAATTATCACCCTGTTCCTACATGGGGATTATTTCTAGGTTTAATCTCAGCTTCAATCATTGTGATTGCAAGAGACTTAAAGGATCGTAAGAGCCCTGTGGCCCTAGCGATGGTGGCCCTAGGTGGAGCTATTGGTTTTGCTATTACACAACTTGTTCCGGTAACAACTCCAACTGACTTGTGGTTTATTTATATTTGTGGCCTTATCGGAATTACGGCCATGATCCTTCCTGGTATTTCAGGTTCATTCATTCTTTTAATTTTAGGAAAGTATGAATACGTAACAGGTGCTCTAAAAAATCCATTTCAAGAAGGTGCTCTCGTTATCATTGGTGTCTTTGCTCTTGGCTGTTTAACTGGTCTTGTGAGCTTTTCTAAGGTTTTAAACTTCTTTATGAAGAATTTCCGCGAGCGCACAATGGCATTTTTAGTAGGGATTCTTCTTGGAACTTTATCTAAGGTTTGGCCTTGGAGAGAAGTGACAAAGTCTGTTGTGATTCGTGGCAAGACGAAGGTCTTATCAGAGAGCCTTTATTTTCCAACGGCCCTGACAACAGAAGATATTCTTGCTGTTGCGCTAGTTGTCATCGGCTTCTTATTTGTCTTCATTCTCGAGCGTGGCGCGAATAGAAACAACTAA